The proteins below come from a single Cottoperca gobio chromosome 11, fCotGob3.1, whole genome shotgun sequence genomic window:
- the stmn2b gene encoding stathmin-2b, with product MAKTAIAYKEKMKEISVLSLICSCLYPETRKNIMGDFQDMDIKPINKRASGQAFEVILKPTSPVSDSAHCVTNPPKRDLSLEDIQKKLEAADDRRRSQEAQVLRALAEKRDHERNVLLKAMEENSNFSRMAEEKLQVKMEQNEENRQAYLAAIMDRLQEKEKHAQEVRRNKELREEVTA from the exons ATGGCTAAGACTGCAATCG CTTAcaaagagaagatgaaggagattTCAGTTCTCTCACTCATCTGCTCTTGTCTGTACCCCGAGACACGCAAAAACATCATGGGTGACTTTCAAG ACATGGACATCAAGCCCATTAACAAGCGAGCCTCAGGCCAGGCCTTTGAGGTCATCCTTAAGCCGACCTCCCCTGTGTCTGATTCTGCCCACTGCGTCACCAACCCCCCAAAGAGGGACCTTTCCCTGGAGGACATCCAGAAGAAACTGGAGGCAGCTGACGATCGGAGGAGA TCCCAGGAGGCGCAGGTCCTCCGGGCCCTGGCTGAGAAGCGGGACCATGAGCGTAACGTGCTGCTCAAGGCCATGGAGGAGAACAGCAACTTCAGCCGCATGGCCGAGGAGAAGCTCCAGGTGAAGATGGAGCAAAACGAGGAGAACCGGCAGGCTTACCTGGCTGCCATAATGGATCGCCTGCAGGAGAAG gaGAAGCATGCTCAGGAGGTGCGCAGGAACAAGGAGTTGAGAGAAGAAGTGACAGCGTGA
- the hey1 gene encoding hairy/enhancer-of-split related with YRPW motif protein 1 produces the protein MKRNHDFSSSDSELDETIEVEKESADENGNMSSPLGSMSPATSTQVQARKRRRGIIEKRRRDRINNSLSELRRLVPSAFEKQGSAKLEKAEILQMTVDHLKMLHAAGGKGYFDAHALAMDYRGLGFRECLAETARYLSIIEGLDGADPLRIRLVSHLNNYASQREAHSGLSHLAWGSAFGSPPAHLTHPLLLQHQQPLAPLPRSATSSPQTPLSSTSTSSPSSSSSSSSVAETHVPGRRSGSATPHSDQGPMRVPSTTAVPTTVPHPALVSSSVSKLSNPLLSSLSAFPFPFSAFPIISPTTAISAPIPTSSVGKPYRPWGMEIGAF, from the exons atgaaaaggaaTCACGATTTTAGCTCCTCGGACAGCGAGCTGGATGAGACTATTgaggtggagaaggagagcGCGGATGAGAATGG GAACATGAGCTCTCCTCTCGGCTCCATGTCACCCGCAACATCCACTCAGGTGCAGGCGAGAAAAAGGCGTCGAGga ATAATTGAGAAGCGGCGCCGTGACAGGATCAACAACAGCCTCAGCGAGCTCCGCAGGCTGGTACCCAGCGCCTTTGAGAAACAG GGCTCAGCCAAACTGGAGAAAGCAGAGATCTTGCAGATGACTGTTGACCATCTGAAAATGCTTCATGCTGCTGGAGGCAAAG GTTATTTTGATGCCCATGCCCTGGCGATGGACTACCGTGGTTTGGGTTTCAGGGAGTGCCTGGCTGAGACAGCCCGCTATCTGAGCATAATTGAAGGCTTGGACGGCGCAGACCCTCTGCGGATCCGTCTGGTGTCCCACCTTAACAACTATGCCAGTCAGAGAGAGGCTCACTCTGGCCTGAGTCACCTGGCGTGGGGCTCTGCGTTCGGATCCCCTCCTGCCCACCTCACGCACCCACTCCTCCTCCAACACCAACAGCCTTTGGCACCTTTACCCCGCAGCGCCACCAGCAGCCCACAAACTCCTCTATCATCTACATCCacctcttccccctcctcctcttcttcatcctcgTCCGTTGCAGAGACTCACGTCCCAGGCAGGCGCAGCGGCAGCGCCACCCCTCACTCAGATCAAGGCCCGATGCGGGTTCCCTCCACTACTGCGGTTCCCACCACCGTCCCACACCCCGCCTTGGTCTCCTCATCAGTGTCCAAGCTCTCcaatcctctcctctcctccctctcggCGTTCCCATTCCCCTTCAGTGCCTTCCCCATCATCTCCCCCACCACCGCCATCAGCGCCCCAATCCCGACATCCAGTGTGGGCAAACCCTACAGACCCTGGGGTATGGAGATAGGAGCTTTCTGA